A stretch of the Corylus avellana chromosome ca6, CavTom2PMs-1.0 genome encodes the following:
- the LOC132185352 gene encoding ankyrin repeat-containing protein ITN1-like — protein sequence MDRRQDEEENMAAVYEASLNGCVITLKRLIQRDPLILNKVSLTSLSETPLHIAALLGHLEFCKVLVSKNPKLVEEADSLGRTPLHLASAEGYTDLVQAFLQANADVCLVRDQDGRIPLHLAAMRGRIEIIEELIITRQESIRVNLDGDSVLHLCVRYNHLDALKLLVVLANCEELFLNSKDHDGNSILHLAVILKQMKAVKYLLSVPEIKTEANAMNKIGYTALDVLDVCPRDFKCFEIQNILKEAGVRRSTDLNSSLPTTPTADEAQPTQSGKLARSRFRRLWECVYSFLVKHWTHQGNWMEETRGTLMVVATVIATTAFQAGISPPGGVWQQNTTNSTDGFYCTQDNICEGGTAVLSYSYPDDYLLFLYFNTTSFFASLCVILLVITGYPLRSKFFIWLLTLAMTISVAFMTFTYIKAVIMVTPNHLLDKVSSLALKLVDIWMGIVLIAGVIHIIRLLYWIAKKLIRIIHLLHWMAKKLCNFIHKSTRGPTEDQAKV from the exons ATGGATAGAAGGCAAGATGAAGAAGAGAATATGGCTGCTGTTTATGAAGCCTCACTGAATGGGTGTGTAATCACCCTGAAAAGATTGATCCAAAGGGATCCACTCATCCTTAATAAAGTTTCACTCACATCCTTAAGTGAGACCCCTTTACACATAGCAGCTTTGCTTGGCCACCTTGAATTTTGTAAAGTTCTTGTCAGCAAGAACCCTAAACTTGTAGAAGAGGCAGACTCGCTGGGACGAACCCCACTTCACTTGGCTTCTGCAGAGGGATACACTGACCTGGTACAAGCATTCTTGCAAGCAAATGCAGATGTTTGCTTAGTTCGTGATCAAGATGGGAGAATTCCTCTCCATTTAGCAGCAATGAGAGGACGAATAGAGATCATAGAAGAGTTAATTATTACTCGACAAGAGTCCATCCGAGTGAATCTCGATGGAGACAGTGTTTTGCACTTGTGTGTTCGATATAATCATCTGGATGCTCTAAAATTGTTAGTGGTATTAGCTAATTGTGAAGAATTATTCCTCAACTCCAAAGACCACGATGGAAACTCCATATTGCATTTAGCTGTGATCCTCAAGCAAATGAAG GCCGTAAAATACTTACTTTCAGTACCAGAAATAAAAACAGAGGCTAATGCCATGAACAAGATTGGTTACACAGCTTTGGATGTCTTAGACGTCTGTCCAagagattttaaatgttttgaaatcCAAAACATTCTAAAAGAAGCCGGTGTCAGAAGATCAACTGATCTAAATTCTTCCCTACCAACGACACCAACTGCTGATGAAGCACAACCAACTCAATCCGGAAAGCTAGCTCGATCAAGGTTTAGGAGATTGTGGGAGTGCGTTTATTCGTTCTTAGTTAAACACTGGACGCACCAGGGAAATTGGATGGAAGAAACACGTGGCACATTGATGGTAGTAGCCACTGTAATTGCAACCACGGCTTTCCAAGCTGGGATCAGCCCACCAGGTGGCGTTTGGCAACAAAATACAACCAACTCCACGGATGGTTTCTATTGTACGCAAGATAATATATGTGAAGGCGGCACAGCAGTTTTATCTTATTCCTATCCAGACGACTACCTATTGTTCTTATATTTCAATACCACCTCTTTCTTTGCATCTCTATGCGTCATACTTTTGGTCATTACTGGATATCCTCTTAGGAGCAAGTTCTTTATATGGCTTTTGACGTTAGCCATGACTATCTCAGTCGCGTTCATGACATTTACCTATATAAAAGCAGTGATTATGGTGACCCCAAATCATCTTCTTGATAAAGTTAGCTCATTGGCCCTAAAATTAGTAGATATTTGGATGGGAATCGTTTTGATTGCTGGGGTAATTCACATAATTCGGCTACTCTATTGGATAGCGAAGAAGTTGATTCGCATAATTCACCTACTCCATTGGATGGCGAAGAAGTTGTGTAATTTCATACACAAGTCAACAAGGGGTCCAACCGAAGACCAGGCTAAAGTCTAA